A stretch of Caenibius tardaugens NBRC 16725 DNA encodes these proteins:
- a CDS encoding sulfotransferase family protein, with the protein MTAPNDIVIDDLADPRITPAIAAAREGPADFPADIDVDGILARASAMTGGLTDFGEDTGFRERLAVVIQSLHEDEGLTRGGRITILDHAVRVMANRLRIEDLVKKHPEILDITIDRPLIIAGLPRSGTTHLVNWLARDERLRSLTLWESEEPVPSAPPPAPGEPDPREVRSAEFWGHFESMLPHMAAMHGMEASSIHEDNELLYMDLNCYSWEFQTRLPRWIDHYFAHDRTGSYLYEKKVLQVLTWFRGPNRWILKSPQHMENLEPLKAAFPDATLVITHRDPVAVIRSLTTMLAYGDRIRRDPVDPAGCARHWSDRIERLLRECVAQRDAWGPDQSLDVLFHEYMADQEATLREVYDLAGLELTAEAEAKLLGYLNENPRHQHGRVIYDLEGVFEVDVPKLRERFQFYYDRYPVRWED; encoded by the coding sequence ATGACTGCCCCCAACGATATTGTAATTGACGACCTCGCCGATCCCCGCATTACCCCGGCGATTGCCGCCGCACGCGAAGGCCCCGCCGATTTCCCTGCCGACATCGATGTCGACGGTATTCTGGCGCGCGCCAGCGCAATGACTGGCGGATTGACCGACTTCGGCGAAGACACCGGTTTCCGCGAACGTCTGGCCGTCGTAATCCAGTCGCTGCACGAAGACGAAGGGCTGACCCGCGGCGGACGCATCACCATCCTCGACCATGCCGTGCGCGTCATGGCCAACCGCCTGCGGATCGAGGATCTGGTCAAGAAGCACCCGGAAATCCTCGACATCACAATCGACCGTCCGCTGATCATTGCCGGTCTGCCGCGTTCGGGCACCACACACCTCGTCAACTGGCTGGCGCGCGATGAACGCCTGCGTTCGCTGACGCTGTGGGAATCGGAAGAACCCGTCCCTTCCGCCCCGCCGCCAGCGCCGGGTGAACCCGACCCGCGCGAAGTCCGCTCCGCCGAATTCTGGGGTCATTTTGAATCGATGCTGCCGCATATGGCCGCGATGCACGGCATGGAAGCCAGTTCGATCCACGAGGATAACGAACTGCTCTACATGGATCTCAACTGCTACAGCTGGGAATTCCAGACCCGCCTGCCGCGCTGGATCGACCACTATTTCGCGCATGATCGCACCGGCAGCTATCTCTACGAAAAGAAGGTTCTGCAGGTCCTGACGTGGTTCCGCGGCCCCAACCGCTGGATTCTGAAATCGCCGCAGCACATGGAAAACCTTGAACCGCTCAAGGCCGCTTTCCCCGATGCGACGCTGGTCATCACGCACCGCGATCCGGTGGCGGTTATTCGTTCGCTGACCACCATGCTCGCCTATGGCGACCGTATCCGCCGCGATCCGGTGGACCCGGCAGGCTGTGCGCGCCACTGGTCCGACCGGATCGAGCGCCTGCTGCGCGAATGCGTGGCGCAGCGCGATGCCTGGGGGCCGGATCAGTCGCTCGACGTGCTGTTCCACGAATATATGGCGGATCAGGAAGCGACCCTGCGCGAGGTTTACGATCTCGCCGGGCTGGAATTGACAGCGGAAGCCGAGGCCAAGCTGCTCGGCTACCTCAATGAAAATCCGCGCCACCAGCACGGCCGGGTCATCTACGACCTTGAAGGCGTGTTCGAAGTCGACGTGCCCAAGCTGCGCGAACGTTTCCAATTCTATTACGACCGCTATCCCGTACGGTGGGAAGACTGA
- a CDS encoding DUF1214 domain-containing protein produces the protein MDKTAIEAKAAERLLSGQAWEDFCDTLKVAGKMIDQYGDQPSELDRAEWYRFLTRLTRSSFERLIENAEPTRPRLRDMVWRQSINFQTVDQDHLMCQFDEARDYRIVGTRGTIPYFVLAVLTAPATADVGARDWAQAGVPGLKEFDPSNLKTTGFLGSQQLHIEDDGTFEIILSQNDPGEGKNWLKLNPDTNCILIRYVWSDRANEVSPDLRIERVDGAAPVPLTPALMADGLAWSGQAVLGYAELVRNWWQGNQGNFSAKLNRLDFSRAQYLSNGGVPDRHVAFGGWQKDLDEALVLEFTPPECEYWNFQICNIWQENLDTFEDGNGWVNNYRFNAEPDGSVRIVIAERDPGIGGNWVNSFGHDKGQWGLRFIRTETTPSVKLWRVPLADLESRKNDALNPALAVDTGQFVD, from the coding sequence ATGGACAAGACTGCAATCGAGGCCAAAGCGGCCGAGCGCCTGCTTTCCGGGCAGGCCTGGGAAGACTTCTGCGACACGCTGAAAGTCGCGGGCAAGATGATCGACCAATACGGCGATCAGCCTTCGGAGCTGGACCGGGCCGAGTGGTATCGTTTCCTGACGCGCCTGACGCGTTCCAGCTTTGAACGCCTGATCGAAAATGCCGAACCCACCCGTCCGCGTCTGCGCGACATGGTCTGGCGCCAGTCAATCAACTTCCAGACGGTCGATCAGGATCACCTGATGTGCCAGTTTGACGAAGCGCGCGATTATCGCATCGTCGGCACGCGTGGGACCATCCCCTATTTCGTCCTCGCCGTGCTGACCGCGCCCGCCACCGCCGATGTCGGTGCACGCGACTGGGCACAGGCAGGTGTGCCGGGGCTGAAGGAGTTCGATCCTTCGAACCTCAAGACAACCGGTTTCCTCGGCAGCCAGCAACTTCACATCGAAGACGATGGCACATTCGAAATCATCCTCTCGCAGAACGATCCGGGCGAAGGCAAAAACTGGCTCAAACTCAACCCGGATACCAATTGCATCCTGATCCGCTACGTCTGGAGCGACCGCGCCAACGAAGTCTCACCCGATCTGCGGATCGAAAGGGTTGACGGTGCTGCGCCTGTACCGCTGACGCCTGCACTGATGGCTGATGGCCTGGCGTGGTCGGGTCAGGCCGTGCTTGGCTATGCCGAACTGGTGCGCAACTGGTGGCAGGGCAATCAGGGCAACTTCTCGGCCAAACTCAACCGCCTCGATTTCAGCCGCGCACAGTACCTGTCCAACGGCGGTGTGCCCGATCGCCACGTGGCGTTCGGTGGCTGGCAGAAGGATCTGGACGAAGCGCTGGTGCTCGAATTCACCCCGCCCGAATGCGAATACTGGAACTTCCAGATCTGCAACATCTGGCAGGAAAACCTCGACACCTTCGAAGACGGCAATGGCTGGGTGAACAATTACCGCTTCAACGCCGAACCCGATGGTTCGGTGCGCATCGTGATTGCCGAACGCGATCCGGGCATTGGCGGAAACTGGGTCAACAGCTTCGGCCATGACAAGGGCCAATGGGGCCTGCGCTTCATCCGGACCGAAACGACGCCGTCCGTCAAATTGTGGCGCGTGCCGCTGGCGGATCTGGAATCGCGCAAGAATGACGCACTGAACCCCGCTCTCGCCGTCGATACCGGCCAATTCGTGGATTGA
- a CDS encoding VOC family protein yields the protein MAVLSLDHVNIRTPDVMGTATFFCDLLGLRKGIAPGAPSIETGCWIYDPEDRPIIHIGPVDAAYPSDRLIPFTPAHGSGSVHHVALECDDHAGILGRLEASGLDYALSDIPQIGLRQIFVQEVNGILLELNFRGT from the coding sequence ATGGCAGTCCTTTCGCTCGATCACGTGAACATCCGCACGCCTGATGTAATGGGTACAGCGACCTTCTTCTGCGACCTCCTCGGTCTCAGAAAAGGGATCGCGCCCGGCGCACCCTCGATCGAAACGGGCTGCTGGATCTACGACCCCGAAGACCGGCCCATCATTCATATAGGGCCGGTCGACGCTGCCTATCCCAGTGACAGGTTGATACCTTTCACCCCTGCCCATGGCAGCGGGTCCGTCCATCACGTCGCGCTGGAGTGCGACGATCACGCCGGCATTCTCGGCCGGCTGGAAGCATCCGGTCTGGACTATGCGCTCAGCGATATTCCCCAGATCGGTCTGCGTCAGATCTTTGTGCAGGAAGTGAACGGAATCCTGCTCGAACTCAATTTCAGAGGCACCTGA
- a CDS encoding sugar phosphate isomerase/epimerase family protein: MLGPNDLTIAAPPFGHIPLLDRLPAFQAAGFKGIAVMPTDIWTLEEQGMAAAEIAQRVADHGLVINEVDCTACWLPAQRAKAGTDELGELVLTLTAERVVATAARIGARSVQAVEISNITVDPDEAIEAFGALCDMAAEHGLKAHIEFLPTGGIPDLTSAWRIVEGANRPNGGLTIDSWHFFRSGSTLDQLAQIPGDRIFSVQINDAPAQPKADLWEELMTGRLLPGEGDLDLIGLIRTLDAIGASTPFSVEVFSEKLNSQPLAETALAMAQTGAAIIRQARTPS; this comes from the coding sequence ATGCTTGGCCCCAACGATCTTACCATTGCCGCGCCGCCCTTCGGCCACATTCCTCTGCTTGACCGCCTGCCCGCATTTCAGGCCGCCGGGTTCAAGGGCATCGCCGTGATGCCGACCGATATCTGGACGCTCGAAGAACAGGGCATGGCTGCTGCGGAAATCGCACAGCGCGTGGCCGATCATGGCCTCGTGATCAACGAAGTCGATTGCACCGCCTGCTGGCTCCCCGCCCAACGGGCCAAGGCCGGGACAGACGAACTGGGTGAACTCGTCCTAACGCTGACTGCGGAACGCGTCGTGGCCACCGCCGCCCGCATCGGCGCGCGCTCCGTCCAGGCGGTCGAGATCAGCAATATTACCGTTGATCCCGATGAAGCGATCGAAGCCTTCGGCGCCCTCTGCGATATGGCCGCCGAACACGGGCTGAAAGCGCATATCGAATTCCTGCCCACCGGCGGCATTCCCGATCTGACCAGCGCATGGCGCATCGTGGAGGGCGCAAACCGTCCCAACGGCGGACTGACGATCGACAGCTGGCACTTCTTCCGCAGCGGATCGACACTGGATCAGCTCGCACAGATTCCGGGCGACCGCATCTTTTCCGTACAGATCAACGATGCCCCGGCGCAGCCGAAGGCCGATCTGTGGGAAGAATTGATGACCGGCCGCCTGCTTCCGGGCGAAGGCGATCTCGATCTGATCGGCCTGATCCGCACGCTCGATGCCATCGGGGCCAGCACCCCCTTCTCGGTGGAAGTCTTCTCCGAAAAACTCAATTCCCAACCTCTGGCCGAAACCGCCCTCGCCATGGCGCAAACGGGCGCGGCCATCATCCGTCAAGCAAGGACCCCTTCATGA
- a CDS encoding Gfo/Idh/MocA family protein, whose translation MTTQGTQPGAVVVGTGFGLFTHVRALREAGFEVRAIIGRNLEKTRERAAPLNIPVASNDLEAVLAADPAIVLVTVATPPHAHYTPVMQAIAAGRNVMSEKPFAKDLAQAREMLDAAEKAGVVHALGAEFRFDSAQALLRRVVQDGLIGEPIMFHRMYQQPGGDPNEELADWWTDANQGGGFLGAFGTHMIDQVLSTLGPIKAVSAILRKLSPGRPHQTSDDYYTMQFETESGCMGLIEAALGFPGPFVMTTKVAGTKGAAWVQSGAVFGDPEEVWVQDEKGERRQIAMPAELVNAAPTPFPIDDLIQTEMDRWHTQGFDVAPYAKLFGQIKARIENKPAPLPEPAGDFHDAAAGQAVLDAARRSAAERRWVEVEKA comes from the coding sequence ATGACCACACAAGGTACTCAACCCGGCGCAGTCGTCGTCGGTACGGGCTTCGGCCTGTTCACCCACGTTCGTGCACTACGTGAGGCAGGTTTTGAAGTGCGCGCCATCATTGGCCGTAACCTCGAAAAGACCAGGGAACGCGCCGCGCCGCTGAACATTCCGGTGGCGTCGAACGATCTGGAAGCCGTGCTGGCAGCCGACCCCGCGATTGTGCTGGTGACAGTCGCCACCCCGCCGCACGCGCACTATACCCCCGTGATGCAGGCGATCGCTGCAGGCCGCAATGTGATGTCGGAAAAGCCTTTCGCCAAGGATCTGGCGCAGGCGCGCGAAATGCTGGATGCCGCCGAAAAGGCCGGCGTGGTGCACGCGCTGGGTGCGGAATTCCGCTTCGACAGCGCGCAGGCGCTGCTACGCCGTGTGGTACAGGACGGCCTGATCGGTGAACCGATCATGTTCCACCGCATGTACCAGCAACCCGGCGGCGATCCGAACGAAGAACTGGCCGACTGGTGGACCGATGCCAATCAGGGCGGCGGTTTTCTCGGTGCGTTCGGCACGCACATGATCGATCAGGTGCTGTCCACGCTCGGCCCGATCAAGGCTGTCAGCGCCATCCTGCGCAAGCTCAGCCCCGGCCGTCCGCACCAGACCTCCGACGATTACTACACCATGCAGTTTGAAACCGAGAGCGGCTGCATGGGCCTGATCGAAGCGGCGCTGGGTTTCCCCGGCCCCTTCGTGATGACCACCAAGGTTGCCGGGACCAAGGGTGCCGCATGGGTCCAGTCGGGCGCTGTGTTCGGCGATCCCGAAGAAGTCTGGGTGCAGGACGAAAAGGGCGAACGCCGCCAGATCGCAATGCCCGCAGAACTGGTCAACGCGGCCCCCACGCCATTCCCGATCGACGATCTGATCCAGACCGAAATGGACCGCTGGCACACGCAGGGCTTCGACGTGGCGCCCTATGCCAAGCTGTTCGGCCAGATAAAGGCCCGGATCGAAAACAAGCCTGCGCCGTTGCCCGAACCGGCGGGCGATTTCCACGATGCCGCCGCAGGGCAGGCCGTTCTTGATGCAGCGCGCCGTTCGGCAGCCGAACGTCGCTGGGTAGAGGTAGAAAAAGCATGA
- a CDS encoding SDR family NAD(P)-dependent oxidoreductase: MSKVTFDYSGAHVLVTGGTSGIGAATAAAYRDAGADVTITGTRGGAGDYDADLSGYRYLQMDIEKGESIDAVAAALPRLDILINNAGMALPSLGLDEYEPEIFERAVNMLLVGAFRMARRSRDLLAASTLEGGASVIGIASMSSYFGIPIVPGYGSAKTGLLGLTRALAAEWGKLGIRVNAVAAGLTESKMTAGTFAQDAWTAPTLARTPAGRLGTPEDIAQPILFLTSPGAGWITGQTLPIDGGYTVSG, encoded by the coding sequence ATGAGCAAGGTCACATTCGATTATTCCGGCGCCCACGTTCTGGTCACCGGCGGCACCAGCGGGATCGGCGCGGCCACGGCTGCTGCCTATCGCGATGCCGGGGCGGACGTCACGATCACTGGCACGCGCGGCGGCGCTGGCGATTATGACGCAGACCTGTCGGGCTATCGCTATCTCCAGATGGATATCGAAAAGGGCGAAAGCATCGATGCCGTGGCCGCCGCGCTACCGCGTCTCGACATCCTGATCAACAATGCCGGTATGGCGTTGCCCAGCCTTGGGCTGGACGAATACGAACCGGAAATCTTCGAACGCGCGGTCAACATGCTGCTGGTGGGTGCGTTCCGCATGGCCCGTCGCAGCCGCGATCTGCTGGCCGCCAGCACGCTTGAAGGCGGCGCATCGGTGATCGGTATCGCATCGATGTCATCCTACTTCGGCATTCCGATCGTGCCTGGTTATGGTTCGGCCAAGACTGGTCTGCTCGGCCTGACACGCGCGCTCGCCGCAGAATGGGGCAAGCTGGGAATTCGCGTGAACGCGGTGGCCGCTGGCCTGACCGAGAGCAAGATGACCGCTGGCACATTCGCGCAGGACGCATGGACTGCCCCGACACTGGCCCGCACGCCCGCTGGCCGTCTGGGTACACCCGAAGACATCGCCCAGCCGATCCTGTTCCTGACCAGCCCCGGTGCGGGCTGGATCACGGGCCAGACGCTGCCGATTGACGGCGGCTACACGGTGTCCGGCTAA
- a CDS encoding SDR family NAD(P)-dependent oxidoreductase, producing the protein MTVLVERYGPWALIAGGSEGVGASLARQLATEGFNLVLLARKQEPLDTLAAEIRALGRDVRTLSLDLARPDALNEARKLTDDIAVGLLVFMAGAGHRIAPFHDYPLEEWATTLNCNVTGQASFAHHYGGLMKQRGKGGIVLVASMAGMAGSGSMAIYTAAKAFSITFAEALWYELKPFGVDALSLVLGATKTPAMARTGLKMDHPDFPAADPDDVAAECLAHLADGPVWFASGTAASAAHIRAMPIRDAVVQMSQATASMAPEA; encoded by the coding sequence ATGACCGTGCTGGTCGAGCGGTATGGGCCATGGGCCCTGATCGCTGGCGGTTCGGAGGGCGTGGGCGCAAGCCTCGCCCGCCAACTCGCCACAGAGGGGTTCAACCTCGTGCTCCTCGCCCGGAAACAGGAACCGCTGGACACGCTGGCGGCTGAAATCCGGGCGCTGGGGCGCGATGTACGCACGCTCTCGCTCGACCTTGCCCGCCCCGATGCCCTGAACGAGGCGCGCAAGCTGACGGACGATATCGCCGTCGGCCTGCTGGTCTTCATGGCCGGGGCCGGGCACCGGATCGCCCCTTTCCACGATTATCCGCTGGAAGAATGGGCGACCACGCTGAATTGCAACGTGACCGGGCAAGCCAGCTTTGCCCATCATTACGGCGGCCTGATGAAACAGCGCGGCAAAGGCGGGATCGTGCTGGTCGCGTCGATGGCGGGCATGGCTGGCAGCGGCAGCATGGCAATCTACACGGCAGCCAAGGCCTTCAGCATCACATTTGCCGAAGCGTTGTGGTACGAATTGAAGCCTTTTGGCGTCGATGCCCTGTCACTGGTGCTGGGGGCCACGAAAACCCCGGCCATGGCGCGCACCGGCCTGAAAATGGATCACCCCGATTTCCCTGCCGCAGATCCGGATGATGTGGCCGCAGAATGCCTCGCCCATCTGGCCGACGGGCCCGTATGGTTTGCATCGGGCACGGCAGCCTCTGCCGCGCATATCCGCGCCATGCCGATCCGCGATGCCGTGGTGCAAATGTCGCAAGCAACGGCGAGCATGGCCCCGGAAGCGTGA
- a CDS encoding SDR family oxidoreductase → MARTILITGAASGICKATAELCRAAGDTVISVDIRDADIIADLSTGEGRATMLREAERLAPNGLDAVLAGAGLSRADMPRETVAVNYFGAVATLEGLRPLLLKSARPRAVVICSTAAILPGNDLLVETCLAGDEAAALAIAGDAPRSVYPDSKRAISKWLRRTAGSREWAGSGILLNGVGPGVVETAMTAPMLKQPEMVEMIKKSNPMAVEGYAQPEEIAELLVFLLGFTNHYMVGQLIFIDGGTDIIMRPEQV, encoded by the coding sequence ATGGCGCGCACGATTCTCATCACCGGTGCGGCATCCGGCATTTGCAAGGCGACTGCCGAGCTTTGCCGTGCGGCGGGTGACACGGTGATTTCTGTCGATATCCGGGATGCCGATATCATTGCCGATCTGTCGACCGGGGAAGGGCGGGCGACGATGCTGCGCGAAGCGGAACGGCTGGCGCCCAACGGGCTGGATGCGGTGCTGGCGGGGGCGGGGCTGTCGCGCGCGGATATGCCGCGCGAAACGGTTGCGGTGAACTATTTCGGTGCGGTGGCGACGCTTGAGGGGCTACGCCCCCTCTTGCTCAAGTCCGCACGCCCGCGGGCCGTGGTAATCTGTTCCACGGCTGCCATTCTCCCGGGCAATGATCTGCTTGTCGAAACCTGTCTTGCCGGTGATGAAGCCGCTGCGCTGGCGATTGCCGGAGACGCTCCGCGTTCGGTCTATCCGGATTCGAAGCGTGCTATTTCGAAGTGGTTGCGCCGCACCGCTGGCAGCCGGGAATGGGCCGGTTCGGGCATTCTGCTGAACGGTGTGGGGCCGGGGGTCGTGGAAACAGCAATGACCGCGCCGATGCTCAAACAACCCGAAATGGTCGAAATGATCAAGAAGTCGAACCCAATGGCGGTGGAAGGCTATGCCCAGCCGGAAGAAATCGCGGAACTGTTGGTGTTCCTGCTCGGCTTCACCAACCACTATATGGTTGGCCAGTTGATCTTCATCGATGGCGGTACCGATATCATCATGCGGCCCGAACAGGTCTGA
- a CDS encoding spinster family MFS transporter codes for MNGADSSEDGERHSGVYAVYILVLLLAINTFSYADRFVFSILIPDIKEAFGASDSTLGLLGGPAFMISFVLFTLPLARLGDRWSRRGVVAISATVWSFASAACGIVGSIAQMSIARVMVGVGEAGAMPSSQAMVSGLFSERRRSTALGILSAASQLGVVTGLAGGAAIAAIWGWKMAFIALSLPGIALGLLIWLTGPKQAPVTPAVTTGGDTSMWQSVKLFLGTPSLRNIALGVGIFNIFGYAGITWLPAYFTRSHGLTVLETGTWLGMGSAIGGVLGAVTSGMLVDKLRHRDEAWQLRIPAIGLFGSVPLLAAMFLLPGGAEVRFGNFHVPGVVMLLLLTSYLGALWTAPAYGAIARLIPARERAQAVGVFVVILNLIGSVLGPPLAGLASDILTPMFAHDSMRYSLLSLTVLVFVGAIFALFAARSFKADLARAQG; via the coding sequence GTGAACGGTGCGGATTCGTCCGAAGACGGTGAACGCCACTCTGGCGTTTATGCAGTCTACATTCTTGTCCTTCTGCTTGCGATCAACACGTTCAGCTATGCTGATCGTTTCGTCTTCTCGATCCTGATTCCCGACATCAAGGAAGCGTTCGGCGCCAGCGATTCAACCCTGGGCCTGCTGGGTGGCCCCGCCTTCATGATCAGTTTTGTCCTGTTCACCCTGCCCCTTGCGCGACTGGGCGACAGATGGTCGCGGCGCGGGGTCGTCGCGATTTCGGCCACTGTGTGGAGCTTTGCCAGCGCGGCCTGCGGTATAGTCGGCAGTATCGCCCAGATGAGCATTGCCCGGGTAATGGTCGGCGTTGGCGAAGCCGGGGCCATGCCTTCTTCGCAGGCGATGGTTTCCGGCTTGTTCAGTGAACGCCGCCGGTCAACCGCACTGGGTATTCTTTCAGCCGCATCTCAGTTAGGTGTGGTCACCGGGCTTGCCGGGGGCGCGGCCATCGCGGCAATCTGGGGCTGGAAAATGGCGTTTATCGCCCTGTCGCTGCCCGGCATCGCGCTGGGCCTGCTGATCTGGCTGACCGGACCGAAGCAGGCACCCGTCACCCCGGCTGTGACAACGGGTGGCGACACCTCGATGTGGCAATCGGTCAAACTGTTCCTCGGCACCCCGTCCCTGCGCAACATCGCGCTGGGCGTGGGGATCTTCAACATCTTCGGTTACGCTGGGATCACCTGGCTGCCCGCCTATTTCACCCGTTCACATGGGCTCACGGTTCTCGAAACCGGAACATGGCTGGGCATGGGTTCGGCCATCGGCGGCGTGTTGGGCGCGGTGACCAGCGGCATGCTGGTCGACAAATTGCGCCATCGCGATGAAGCCTGGCAATTGCGCATCCCCGCCATCGGCCTGTTTGGTTCGGTACCCCTGCTGGCGGCCATGTTCCTTCTGCCCGGCGGCGCCGAGGTGCGATTTGGCAATTTCCACGTCCCGGGCGTGGTTATGCTGCTGCTGCTGACGAGCTATCTCGGCGCCTTGTGGACCGCGCCGGCCTATGGCGCCATCGCCCGGCTTATTCCAGCCCGTGAACGCGCGCAGGCGGTCGGGGTCTTCGTGGTGATCCTCAACCTCATCGGCAGCGTGCTCGGCCCGCCGCTGGCGGGGCTGGCGAGCGACATCCTCACGCCCATGTTTGCTCACGATTCCATGCGCTACAGCCTGCTTTCGCTCACCGTTCTGGTTTTCGTCGGCGCCATCTTCGCGCTGTTCGCGGCACGGTCATTCAAGGCCGATCTTGCACGCGCGCAGGGATAA
- a CDS encoding LLM class flavin-dependent oxidoreductase, producing MRFHYAESMTAVANYVPLAQAAEANGYAGYVIPDSLIYPKASDTQYSYTKDGGREFLENKPFVESFILATAIGIATSKLEMTTNVVKLPVRPPLYSAKLVSSIAALTNNRFNFGVGLSVWPEDYAAMGVDFAKRGKRFDECIEIVRGLCAGGYFEFHGEFYDLDPVKLNPVPTKPLPILIGGFSDAALKRAARHDGFMHAGNGTREEMAAMFAKIQDYRVEAGTQDKPYRIFATAMGEMTLDAVKRNQDIGITDMPIAFRNLYAVEEDTQPLQQKIDDLTRFADQVIAKL from the coding sequence ATGCGTTTTCATTACGCCGAAAGCATGACCGCCGTCGCAAATTACGTTCCACTCGCGCAAGCAGCGGAGGCGAATGGTTATGCGGGTTATGTGATCCCCGACAGCCTGATCTACCCCAAGGCATCGGATACGCAGTATTCCTATACCAAAGACGGTGGCCGGGAGTTTCTCGAAAACAAGCCATTTGTGGAAAGCTTCATTCTGGCAACCGCCATTGGCATTGCGACCTCGAAGCTCGAAATGACGACCAATGTCGTCAAGCTGCCGGTTCGCCCGCCGCTCTATTCGGCCAAGCTGGTCTCCTCGATCGCGGCGCTGACCAACAACCGTTTCAACTTCGGCGTCGGTCTCAGCGTGTGGCCGGAAGACTATGCCGCAATGGGCGTGGATTTCGCCAAGCGCGGCAAGCGGTTCGATGAATGCATCGAAATCGTGCGCGGCCTCTGCGCGGGCGGCTATTTCGAATTCCATGGGGAATTCTATGATCTCGATCCGGTCAAGCTGAACCCGGTACCGACCAAGCCGCTGCCGATCCTGATCGGCGGTTTCTCCGACGCTGCCCTGAAGCGCGCTGCCCGCCACGATGGCTTCATGCATGCGGGCAATGGCACGCGTGAGGAAATGGCCGCCATGTTCGCCAAGATTCAGGACTATCGCGTCGAAGCAGGCACGCAGGACAAACCCTATCGCATCTTTGCCACGGCGATGGGTGAAATGACGCTGGATGCGGTCAAGCGCAACCAGGACATCGGCATCACCGACATGCCGATCGCGTTCCGCAACCTCTATGCCGTGGAAGAAGACACCCAGCCGCTGCAGCAGAAGATCGACGATCTTACACGTTTCGCCGATCAGGTGATTGCGAAGCTCTGA